One Prunus dulcis chromosome 7, ALMONDv2, whole genome shotgun sequence DNA segment encodes these proteins:
- the LOC117635356 gene encoding non-classical arabinogalactan protein 31-like, which yields MGFAQAKGLVLMQLSVLLLSCFIVLGKEIESLAPNSHAPSHAPVHPPSHAPAYSPSHHHHHHYHHHHHGQPPSHAPVHPHSHSPVHPPSHSPVHPPSHAPAQSPTHHHHHHGHPPSQAPVHPPSQSPVHPPSHSPVHPPSHAPAHSPSHHHHSHPPSHAPVHPPSHTPVQPPSHPPTHHSPSPSPSHPPVHPPQFPPKSFVAVQGVVYCKSCKYSKVDTLLGASPLQGATVKLQCNDTKKPLVVKAKTDKKGYFFITAPKHITSHGAHKCKVSLVSSPSASCSKPSDFQGGLRGAILKPGKPFVSGKLPFFLYSVGPFAFEPKCHH from the exons GTCTAGTGCTTATGCAGCTCTCAGTGCTTCTACTGAGCTGCTTCATTGTGCTTGGTAAAGAAATTGAGTCTTTGGCACCCAATTCTCATGCACCAAGCCATGCACCAGTTCATCCTCCAAGCCATGCACCGGCTTACTCACCAAgtcaccaccatcaccaccactaccaccaccaccaccacggCCAGCCTCCCAGCCACGCACCAGTTCACCCTCATAGCCATTCACCGGTTCATCCACCAAGCCATTCACCGGTTCATCCTCCAAGCCATGCACCGGCTCAGTCACcaactcaccaccaccatcaccatggTCATCCTCCCAGCCAAGCTCCGGTTCACCCACCAAGCCAATCACCGGTTCACCCTCCTAGCCATTCACCGGTTCACCCTCCAAGCCATGCACCGGCTCACTCACCaagtcaccaccaccacagtCACCCTCCCAGCCACGCACCGGTTCACCCCCCTAGCCACACCCCGGTTCAACCCCCTAGCCACCCTCCCACTCACCATTCACCATCCCCCAGTCCAAGCCACCCCCCGGTTCACCCTCCACAATTCCCACCAAAGAGCTTTGTAGCGGTTCAAGGCGTTGTCTATTGCAAATCCTGCAAGTACTCTAAGGTTGATACCCTCTTGGGTGCCTCACCACTTCAAG GGGCTACTGTGAAGCTGCAGTGCAACGACACTAAGAAGCCACTAGTGGTTAAAGCCAAGACAGACAAGAAGGGTTACTTCTTCATCACGGCACCCAAGCACATAACCTCCCATGGGGCCCACAAGTGCAAGGTCTCGCTTGTCTCTTCACCATCTGCCTCGTGCTCTAAGCCGTCTGATTTCCAGGGTGGTCTAAGGGGTGCCATCTTGAAGCCAGGGAAGCCATTTGTCTCCGGAAAACTCCCATTCTTCCTCTACTCTGTTGGCCCATTTGCCTTCGAGCCTAAATGCCATCATTAA